A region of Acidisarcina sp. DNA encodes the following proteins:
- a CDS encoding glycosyltransferase, whose translation MRVLQIISSVAVGLGGVLESVRMLSEDWTKSGHQVEVATLDPPGFADALAFPVRVHTLGPSRTKYAYSSAFYPWLREHHHEYDIVLVHGLWQYHTFASWRALHGQATPYTAFTHGMLDPYFKRRFPLKHLKKWLFWPWSEYRLLRDAKAVMFTCEEEKVLARQSFFLYKAHELVVGLGTKQSPFPLPAAREAFLNRFPQLREKRLLIFMGRLHPKKACDLLLEAFSSTLAADPSWQLVMAGPDLDGWGPTLQQLASQLQIQDRVTWTGMLQGELKWGALAASEVFALPSHQENFGIVVAEALACGLPVLLSDQVNIWREVESSQAGFVTTDTRSGVEKALTLWSRLSETERLEMRSRCLPCFQRYFDIHTVSASLMQTLEGIVDASRTMPQSV comes from the coding sequence ATGCGCGTGCTGCAAATTATCAGCTCGGTAGCTGTGGGCCTGGGTGGCGTCCTGGAGAGCGTTCGAATGCTTTCTGAGGACTGGACGAAGTCTGGTCACCAGGTCGAAGTAGCCACCCTCGATCCCCCGGGCTTCGCGGATGCGCTCGCCTTTCCGGTGCGCGTGCATACACTGGGGCCATCGCGCACCAAGTATGCGTATTCCAGCGCATTCTATCCATGGCTCCGCGAGCATCATCACGAGTACGACATCGTGCTGGTGCATGGCCTGTGGCAATATCACACTTTTGCCTCGTGGCGCGCACTACATGGTCAGGCGACGCCCTATACCGCCTTTACCCACGGTATGCTCGATCCCTATTTCAAACGGCGGTTTCCGCTCAAGCACCTGAAGAAGTGGTTGTTCTGGCCCTGGAGCGAATACCGCCTGCTGCGCGATGCCAAGGCAGTCATGTTCACCTGCGAGGAAGAGAAGGTGCTGGCTCGCCAGTCGTTCTTCCTTTATAAGGCGCATGAGCTGGTCGTGGGATTGGGCACAAAGCAGTCTCCCTTTCCTCTTCCGGCGGCGCGAGAGGCGTTTTTGAACCGCTTTCCGCAGCTTCGCGAGAAGCGCCTCTTGATTTTCATGGGCCGTCTGCATCCCAAAAAGGCCTGCGATCTCCTGCTCGAAGCCTTCAGCTCGACGTTGGCTGCGGACCCGTCATGGCAGCTTGTTATGGCAGGTCCCGATCTCGATGGATGGGGCCCAACGCTCCAGCAGCTTGCCAGCCAGCTCCAGATTCAGGATCGCGTGACCTGGACGGGAATGTTGCAGGGAGAGTTGAAGTGGGGTGCGCTGGCGGCCTCCGAGGTCTTCGCCCTGCCCTCGCACCAGGAGAACTTCGGCATTGTGGTTGCCGAGGCCCTGGCATGCGGCCTGCCGGTCCTGCTATCGGATCAGGTCAATATATGGCGCGAGGTCGAGTCCAGTCAGGCCGGGTTCGTGACCACCGATACGCGCTCCGGCGTAGAAAAAGCGCTGACGCTGTGGAGCCGGCTCTCAGAGACCGAGCGGCTGGAGATGCGCAGTCGCTGCCTTCCCTGCTTCCAGAGGTATTTTGACATCCACACGGTCTCGGCATCTCTAATGCAGACGCTCGAAGGGATCGTGGATGCTTCCCGGACAATGCCGCAGTCTGTC